One stretch of Hymenobacter chitinivorans DSM 11115 DNA includes these proteins:
- a CDS encoding glycosyltransferase, which yields MSSSSARKNILLLIPQLTYGGAERVFHDHGQELARQHRVIECVFDSRTEVAFPTQNQLVALDVPAGAGIVGKLSTFIKRVQRVKALKREHNIDVCISHLEGADYLNLLSKGPEQVLLCIHNSKRHDPNIRGALGWLRRRVLMPLLYRSADCIVPVSRDLRQELIDMFALPPQKVVTINNFFDVEGIRRRSQEPLPVATAALFANHPILITAGRLAREKNQKALIDVLHALRTQGQSAPKLALLGDGPLRADVIGRCQELGLRSWQIWDEQPLTEDYDLYFFGFQANPFQYIARASVSLLCSATEGFPMALCEAMACGVPVASTDCPTGPREILAPQTPATQYAAAPEWAEFGVLLPLLAESTLPTVALVWAQTLTTMLADSAQRTYYAAQAYARVQDFAPTKIMQQWESLLNESPQ from the coding sequence ATGAGTTCTTCGTCAGCGCGCAAAAATATCCTGTTGCTTATTCCCCAGCTCACCTACGGCGGGGCCGAGCGGGTTTTTCACGACCACGGCCAGGAGCTGGCCCGGCAGCATCGGGTAATCGAGTGCGTGTTCGACAGCCGCACGGAAGTGGCTTTCCCGACCCAAAACCAGCTGGTGGCCCTCGACGTGCCCGCTGGTGCGGGCATTGTGGGTAAGCTGAGCACGTTTATCAAGCGGGTGCAGCGGGTGAAAGCCCTGAAGCGGGAACACAACATCGACGTCTGCATCAGCCATTTGGAAGGCGCCGACTACCTGAATCTGCTCAGCAAAGGCCCCGAGCAGGTGCTCTTGTGCATCCACAACTCCAAGCGCCACGACCCTAACATTCGCGGGGCCCTGGGCTGGCTGCGCCGCCGCGTGCTGATGCCCTTGCTCTACCGCTCCGCCGACTGTATCGTGCCCGTGAGCCGGGACTTGCGTCAGGAGCTGATTGATATGTTTGCCCTGCCGCCCCAGAAGGTGGTTACTATCAACAACTTCTTCGACGTGGAAGGCATCCGCCGCCGCAGCCAGGAACCCTTGCCGGTGGCCACCGCGGCGCTGTTTGCCAACCACCCCATCCTGATTACGGCCGGCCGCCTGGCCCGCGAAAAAAACCAGAAGGCCCTGATTGACGTGCTGCATGCCCTGCGCACCCAGGGCCAGAGTGCGCCCAAGCTGGCCTTGCTCGGCGATGGTCCGCTCCGCGCCGACGTCATTGGGCGCTGCCAGGAGCTGGGCTTGCGCAGCTGGCAGATCTGGGACGAGCAGCCCCTGACGGAAGACTACGACTTGTATTTTTTCGGCTTCCAGGCCAACCCCTTCCAGTACATTGCCCGGGCCAGCGTGTCACTGCTGTGCTCGGCCACCGAAGGCTTCCCCATGGCCCTGTGCGAGGCCATGGCCTGCGGCGTGCCCGTGGCTTCCACCGACTGCCCCACCGGCCCCCGCGAAATCCTGGCCCCCCAAACGCCGGCCACGCAGTACGCTGCCGCCCCCGAATGGGCTGAGTTTGGCGTGCTGCTGCCCTTGCTGGCTGAAAGCACGCTGCCCACCGTGGCGCTCGTGTGGGCCCAAACCTTGACTACTATGTTGGCCGATTCCGCGCAACGCACGTACTATGCCGCGCAAGCGTACGCCCGAGTCCAGGATTTTGCTCCCACTAAAATCATGCAGCAATGGGAATCCTTACTTAACGAATCACCCCAGTAA
- a CDS encoding GNAT family N-acetyltransferase encodes MKTAVERNIALEVLPWDTDLLGFSVAQLQPSSSARSCVASLLDEARRQQIQLLYWFVDPADAEAVVTARTLGARLADRKITYSMPMPATAPPLVSNVEPIRTLTPQLRSLALQSGYYSRFRTDPGFAPGVYERLYTHWIENSLAGTLAREVLVYRPTPEAQEVGLLTLRTYPSHVNIDLLAVDEKFRRRAVGATLIEAAQRCTLQWGFSELQVVTQQDNVQACRFYERCGFEPVLLQYIYHIWIK; translated from the coding sequence ATGAAAACTGCCGTAGAAAGGAATATTGCCCTGGAAGTGCTTCCCTGGGATACCGACTTGCTAGGCTTTTCCGTAGCCCAGCTTCAGCCCTCGTCGTCGGCCCGTAGCTGCGTAGCGTCGCTGCTCGATGAGGCCCGGCGCCAGCAGATTCAGCTGCTGTACTGGTTTGTCGACCCGGCCGATGCGGAGGCGGTTGTTACGGCCCGAACCTTGGGAGCCCGGCTGGCCGACCGTAAGATTACGTATTCGATGCCGATGCCCGCTACGGCGCCGCCGCTGGTCAGCAACGTTGAGCCCATTCGGACGCTGACGCCTCAGCTTCGCTCCCTGGCCCTGCAGAGCGGTTATTATTCCCGCTTCCGAACAGACCCGGGATTTGCTCCCGGCGTGTACGAACGGTTATATACTCACTGGATTGAAAACTCACTGGCTGGCACCTTGGCGCGGGAAGTACTCGTGTACCGGCCCACGCCCGAGGCCCAGGAGGTGGGCCTGCTGACGTTGCGTACCTATCCCTCCCACGTCAATATTGATTTGCTGGCTGTCGACGAAAAGTTTCGGCGGCGGGCTGTGGGGGCCACTTTAATTGAGGCGGCCCAACGATGCACCCTGCAATGGGGCTTTTCTGAACTACAAGTGGTTACCCAGCAGGATAACGTCCAGGCTTGCCGCTTTTACGAGCGGTGCGGCTTTGAGCCCGTCTTGTTGCAATATATTTACCACATATGGATAAAATAA
- a CDS encoding DUF1919 domain-containing protein, translated as MSILGRVRNKISEELYQRRRRREQQQLRNRDFTVISNDCWGAEVYKHFELPFNTPFIGLMLMAPDFIELLRNPRYYLSQPLVFQEKSRYETINELQKTHKHPFPVATLGDKVELQFLHYHSQQEAAAKWPRRVERINWDNLRVKFDGSKDFATSELVREFATLPYQKLLLLEKPLAGVPEGVVVPDYTTNGMELFRRSLPHFDLLGWIQPQSA; from the coding sequence ATGTCAATTCTTGGCCGCGTCCGCAATAAGATTTCCGAAGAGCTTTACCAGCGCCGCCGCCGCCGGGAGCAGCAGCAGCTCCGCAACCGCGACTTTACCGTCATTTCCAATGACTGCTGGGGCGCCGAAGTCTACAAGCATTTCGAGCTGCCCTTCAACACGCCCTTCATCGGCCTGATGCTGATGGCGCCTGACTTTATCGAGCTGCTCCGCAACCCGAGATATTACTTGAGCCAGCCGCTGGTATTCCAGGAAAAGTCGCGCTACGAGACCATCAACGAGCTGCAGAAAACGCACAAGCACCCGTTTCCAGTGGCCACGCTCGGCGACAAAGTTGAGCTGCAGTTTCTGCACTACCACTCCCAGCAGGAAGCTGCCGCGAAGTGGCCCCGCCGGGTGGAGCGCATCAACTGGGACAACCTGCGGGTGAAGTTCGACGGCAGCAAGGACTTCGCCACGTCCGAGCTGGTGCGCGAATTTGCCACGCTGCCCTACCAGAAGCTGCTGCTGCTGGAAAAGCCCTTGGCCGGCGTACCCGAGGGCGTCGTCGTGCCCGACTACACTACCAACGGCATGGAGCTGTTCCGCCGCTCTTTGCCCCATTTTGATCTGCTGGGCTGGATTCAGCCCCAGTCGGCCTAG
- a CDS encoding glycosyltransferase family protein: MLPFMQHAGRQQPDIRLHLITYEQEEYALTEEQAAQMRAYLAADNIEWHPLKWHSGRFKLLKKAFDLLSGFLLVLKLRISPGARSIAALGTVAGAFAFVMAKLLGLRYYGFQYEPHSEFMRDCHVWPETSIAYRGLHYLERVSGMQADILSTGTVHMMNRMKEWGTKAEVYKLPSCVDETKIFFRPDGRARVRANYNIAADKQVILYLGKFGGIYYDREIAVLFRVFHQQNPELHFLIVSPDLPAHIAGLMQAEGLPETSYTITRSPYEQVQEYISAADFGLVAVPSLPSQKFRSPIKVGEYLCCGLPYLVCAGVSEDDLVAEKYDVGVVVNDFSEAEALRVYPRVEQLLNAEKTALRAKCRAAGIAYRGLSQYLTTADHIFAQL; the protein is encoded by the coding sequence ATGCTGCCCTTTATGCAGCACGCGGGCCGGCAGCAGCCCGATATTCGGCTGCACCTAATTACCTACGAGCAGGAAGAATATGCCCTGACCGAGGAACAAGCCGCTCAGATGCGCGCCTATCTGGCCGCCGACAACATCGAGTGGCACCCGTTGAAGTGGCACTCGGGCCGTTTCAAGCTGCTCAAGAAAGCGTTTGACTTGCTCAGCGGGTTTTTGCTGGTGCTCAAGCTGCGCATCAGCCCCGGGGCCCGGAGTATCGCGGCCCTGGGTACCGTTGCCGGGGCCTTTGCTTTCGTGATGGCCAAGCTGCTGGGGTTGCGGTACTACGGTTTCCAGTACGAGCCCCACAGCGAGTTTATGCGCGACTGCCACGTGTGGCCCGAAACCAGCATAGCCTACCGTGGGCTGCACTACCTGGAGCGGGTATCGGGCATGCAGGCCGACATTCTGTCTACGGGCACGGTGCACATGATGAACCGCATGAAGGAGTGGGGCACCAAAGCCGAAGTGTATAAGCTGCCCAGCTGCGTCGACGAAACCAAAATATTCTTCCGCCCCGACGGCCGGGCGCGGGTGCGGGCCAACTACAATATTGCCGCCGACAAGCAGGTGATTTTGTACCTGGGCAAGTTTGGCGGCATTTACTACGACCGGGAAATTGCGGTACTGTTCCGCGTATTTCACCAGCAGAATCCCGAGCTGCACTTTCTCATCGTTTCGCCCGACTTGCCCGCCCACATTGCCGGACTGATGCAGGCGGAAGGCTTGCCCGAAACGAGCTATACCATCACCCGCAGCCCGTATGAGCAGGTGCAAGAGTACATTTCCGCCGCCGACTTTGGCCTCGTGGCCGTGCCTTCCCTGCCGTCGCAGAAATTCCGCTCGCCAATTAAAGTAGGGGAGTACCTGTGCTGCGGGTTGCCGTACCTGGTGTGCGCCGGCGTGTCGGAAGACGACCTGGTGGCCGAAAAGTACGATGTGGGCGTGGTCGTCAACGACTTCAGCGAAGCGGAGGCCCTGCGGGTATACCCCCGCGTGGAGCAGTTGCTGAACGCCGAAAAAACGGCCTTGCGCGCCAAGTGCCGGGCAGCTGGTATTGCTTACCGGGGCCTGAGCCAGTATCTAACTACGGCAGATCATATCTTTGCGCAACTGTAA
- a CDS encoding 2OG-Fe(II) oxygenase produces the protein MSQELIDFEKLQAHANELKQQWNDPQKPFHYLVYDGFFRPEAAERILEAYPDVTTGNWDGTTYINQKNKFALTKFGAEYPLLQQVFDEFNGEKFLHMVEDITGIPELLGDDELFGGGLHQSVTGAFLDVHVDFNYHQTTKYHRRMNAIVYMNKDWKDEYNGHLELWDMKNKKQLENVAPVFNRCVIFETNEVSFHGHPKPLAAPGGITRKSLAVYYYTKTRPANEIAGEHNTVYVNTEGTGGLFKNLKSGLKAAVERIKK, from the coding sequence ATGAGCCAGGAACTAATCGATTTCGAGAAGTTGCAAGCCCATGCCAACGAGCTGAAGCAGCAATGGAACGACCCCCAGAAACCGTTTCACTACCTCGTGTACGACGGTTTTTTTCGGCCCGAAGCGGCGGAGCGGATTCTGGAAGCATACCCGGACGTAACGACCGGCAACTGGGATGGCACCACCTACATCAACCAGAAAAATAAGTTTGCCCTCACCAAGTTTGGCGCCGAATATCCCCTGCTGCAGCAGGTGTTCGACGAGTTCAACGGGGAGAAATTCCTGCACATGGTCGAGGACATTACCGGTATTCCCGAGCTGCTGGGCGACGATGAGCTCTTCGGCGGCGGGTTGCACCAGTCCGTAACGGGCGCCTTCCTGGACGTCCACGTTGACTTCAACTACCACCAGACCACCAAGTACCACCGGCGCATGAATGCCATTGTGTACATGAACAAGGACTGGAAGGACGAGTACAACGGCCACCTGGAGCTGTGGGACATGAAGAACAAAAAGCAGTTGGAGAACGTGGCGCCCGTATTCAACCGTTGCGTTATTTTCGAAACCAACGAGGTTTCCTTCCACGGCCACCCCAAGCCCCTGGCGGCTCCCGGTGGTATTACCCGCAAATCATTGGCGGTGTACTACTACACCAAAACCCGTCCGGCCAACGAAATTGCCGGGGAGCACAACACCGTCTACGTAAACACGGAGGGCACCGGCGGCTTGTTCAAAAACCTGAAGTCGGGGCTCAAAGCCGCCGTGGAGCGCATAAAAAAGTAG
- a CDS encoding glycosyltransferase family 2 protein, translating to MSPRVSVLVPVYNVEAYIQETLRSLLRQTYQDFEIVVVNDRSTDRTAERIAELNDPRIRLVTNKVNLGRAGTDNYGMTLVRGELVAKMDGDDLCHPERLARQVAFLDAHPEVDIVGSWVQCFGAGQMLFEYPTQPADTRAMMVFNMTIGNPSVMLRTSLWTEKGLRYDDQLRQTEDYDFFGRYLPQLTIANLPEALVQYRVLAHNVRPAVYEERLKVANQIRERLLSTFGVPYSARELHLHNTISHHPFQLGDITLAEVHDWLWKIYTSNEHSRFADSAAMLRAVAERWFLTCYLNPDRSHNSWREYYRQPLARHYKPTPRLFAKFAVKNFVLRHLKRR from the coding sequence ATGTCGCCCCGCGTTTCGGTCCTGGTGCCGGTGTATAATGTTGAAGCCTACATCCAGGAAACCCTGCGCAGTCTGCTTCGCCAGACCTACCAGGATTTTGAAATCGTGGTGGTCAACGACCGGTCGACGGACCGCACGGCCGAGCGGATTGCTGAGCTCAACGACCCGCGTATCCGCTTGGTTACCAACAAAGTAAACCTGGGCCGGGCCGGCACCGACAACTACGGTATGACCCTGGTGCGGGGCGAGCTGGTGGCCAAGATGGACGGCGACGACCTGTGCCACCCCGAACGGCTGGCCCGGCAGGTGGCTTTCCTGGATGCTCACCCCGAAGTCGACATCGTGGGCAGCTGGGTGCAGTGCTTCGGGGCGGGCCAGATGCTGTTTGAGTACCCGACCCAGCCCGCCGATACCCGGGCCATGATGGTCTTCAACATGACCATTGGCAACCCCTCGGTGATGCTGCGCACGAGCCTGTGGACCGAAAAAGGGTTGCGCTACGACGACCAGCTGCGCCAAACGGAGGATTACGACTTCTTTGGCCGCTATTTGCCCCAGCTCACCATTGCCAACCTGCCCGAAGCCCTGGTGCAGTACCGCGTGCTGGCCCACAACGTGCGGCCCGCCGTGTACGAGGAGCGCCTGAAGGTTGCCAACCAGATTCGGGAGCGGCTGCTCAGTACGTTTGGCGTGCCCTACTCCGCCCGGGAGCTGCACCTGCACAACACCATTTCCCACCACCCGTTTCAGCTCGGCGACATCACCCTGGCCGAAGTGCACGACTGGCTCTGGAAAATTTATACCAGCAACGAGCACAGCCGCTTTGCCGACTCGGCGGCCATGCTGCGGGCCGTGGCCGAGCGGTGGTTTCTGACCTGCTACCTGAATCCCGACCGGAGCCACAACTCCTGGCGCGAGTACTACCGCCAGCCCCTGGCCCGGCACTACAAGCCGACGCCCCGCTTATTCGCTAAATTTGCGGTCAAAAATTTCGTGCTGCGCCACCTCAAGCGCCGCTAG